The nucleotide sequence TTCACCGCGACGGACGGCGTGTCGGGCAAGGAGCTGTGGAAGTCGGACGGCACCGAGGCGGGCACGGTCCTGGTGAAGGACATCTACGTGGGCAGCGGCGCCGGCAATCCCATCAACACCGTCTACGCCCTGGGCTCCCTGTATTTCGCGGCGACCCACGACGGGTCGTCCCGCCGGCTGTGGAAGAGCGATGGGACGGAGGCGGGCACGGTGGCCGTGAGCACCGGCGCCTCGGGCTCGGCCCCCGAGTCCCTCACAGGCATGAATGGAGCGGTGTACTTCACCGCGGATGACGGCGTGAACGGCCGCGAGCTGTGGAAGAGCGACGGCACCTCCACGGGCACGGTGCTCGTCAAGGACGTCCAGGCAGGAGCGCCGGGCAGTCATCCGGAATCCGTCATCCGCCTGGGCAACACGCTCTATTTCGCCGCGAACGATCATTCCAATGGTCGTGAGCTGTGGATGAGCGATGGGACCTCGGCCGGCACGGTCCTCGTGAGGGACATCTGGAGTTCCTTCAGCGGCAGCTTCCCCGGGGGCCTCACGGCGGTGGGGAGCTTCGTCTACTTCTCCGCGGGTGAAAGTCAGTACGGCCGGGAGCTGTGGCGCACGGACGGGACGAGCTCGGGAACGGTGCGCGTGAAGGACATCGCGTATCTCACGGCGTCCTCGCATCCGCAGGAGCTGAAGTCCATCGGCGGGCTGCTCTACTGCGCCGCTGAAACCCCGAGCTTCGGCTCCGAGCTGTGGCGCTCGGATGGGACGAGCTCGGGCACCTTCCAGGTGAAGGATATCGGGGCGGGCGCCTCGGCCTCCGCGCCGCGCGAGGTGACGAGCCTGGGCGGGGTGCTGTACTTCTCCGCGCAGGACTCGGTGGCGGGGCGCGAGCTGTGGAAGAGCGATGGCACCCTCGCGGGCACGGTGCTTGTGGCGGACCTGCGCGCGGGCGTGGCGAGCTCCTCCCCGGAGACGCTCATCGCCGTGGGCTCGGCGCTGTTCTTCATCGCGGATGACGGCGTGAGCGGCCGCGAGCTGTGGAAGACGGATGGCACCGCCGCCGGCACCGTGCAGGTGGCGGACCTGTGGCCGGGGGCGGGGAGCGCCTCGCCGAAGGGGCTCACCGTGCTGAACGGCGTCCTCTACTTCACGGCGGAGGACGGCGTGAGCGGTCGCGAGCTGTGGAAGACGGATGGCACCGCCGCCGGCACCGTCCGCGTGGTGGACCTCCATGCTGGAGCCGCGTCCGGGGTGGGGGCGGTGTCGATGTTGGCCCTGGAGGCGGAGGGGCTGCTGCTGTTCACCGGCTCGGATGGGGTGAGCGGCACGGAGCTGTGGGTGACGGATGGCACGGAGTCCGGCACCTGGCGCGTGGGCGACGTCGCGCCGGGGGCATCCTCCTCCTTCCCGCGCTCCCTGGTGCGTGAGGGGGACACCGTCTTCTTCACTGCGGAGGACGGCATGAGCGGGCGGGAGCTGTGGCGCCTGCCGCTGGTGACCATCGCCAGCCCGTAGGCGGGAAGGCGTCTCGGGGCGGCTGACGTTCGTTCAGCGTCAGCCGCCCCAGGCGTGTGCCCCAAGGGGGCTCAAGCGGCCTGTCCACCGACCGGGAGCATCGCTCGGGCGGCCCCGTCAGCGGCCCTCCTCGGCCCCTCTGCACCCTCCCTCCTCTTCAACAGGGCCCCCATCCCTCTTATGCGCGGGCTACCTGCGCCGCGTGCGCGCCACCGTGAAGGCGCTCGTCGACCTCGTCGAGACCCCGCCCGCATCTTCGAGGTGGGCCTGCGCGCCGCCACCTGCCAGGAGCACCACGAGCTGGCCCTGCGCGCGTGCAAGGAGGTCGGCGTCATGCGCACCAGCAACGTGGAGGGTGCGCGCAAGCTGGGGATGATTCCCGTGGGCACCATGAGCCATGAGCACGTGCAGCGCTACGGCTCGGACGATGCCGCCTTCCGCGCGATGCGCGAGCGCCGGCCCAGCCGCTCCAGCTACCTGCTGGGCACCTTCGACACGCTCACCTCCGGCATCCCCGCCGCCTTCCAGCTCATCCGCGAGGACCCGGGCTCGCAGGACTCCATCCGCTTCGACTCGGGCAACAAGAAGCTGCAGTACCTCTACGCCGTGACGCGCGCGCGCGACATGGGCATCCGCCCCGTCAACATCCTCGAGGACGGCCTGGACGCCCAGGCCACCCGTGAGTTCGAACCAGCGCCGCATCGCCGCCTTCGGCATCGACGTGCAGGTGGCCTTCTGGCCACCGGTCGGTACGTGCTCACCATCTGGCCCTTCCATGCCCTGCTGGGAGGCCTCAGCCACGCGCTGGTGCCCGCCGTCTACGAGGCCAGCCTCTTCCACGCCCTGGTCCGTGACACGCTCACCTGGTTCGAGCTCAAGGGCGAGCACCCCCTCACCGAGAACTACTCCGTCCTGTCTCCCGAGGTGACGGAGGTGAAGGGGCAGAAGGTGGGTGAGTTCAACACGCGCCTCTTCGACCACCTGATGTCCTTCGACCGGGTGTACGTCTTCGGGCAGGCCAAGCCCACTGCGTCCTGTCCACGCTCCAGTACCCGCGGCAGCACATCGAGCGGACGGACCGCTCGAAGATGGGGCGCGTCTTCATCCTGGAAGACGCCATGAGCCCCGTGCCGGCGCCGCCGTTGGATCCGCTGCCTCCCGCCCTGGACTTCCCCCGCGTGGCGGACGCCGCCCTCCAGGACTTCCGCGCGGCGGGCATGCGCGGGGTGCGGACCACGGACCCGCTCGACCTCTGCTGCCTCCCTCCCGGCCTGGGAGTGCGTTCGCGTTGCCCCCCATGTGGTAGAATTCCGCCGCCGTTCCCGGCCGCCGGTGGAGTCCTATTGCCGACGAAAGGGGAGTCATGTCGCGAAGCAGTGAGCCCGCGTTCTCCGTGCAGGTCGGTGCCTTCGGCCCCGACGAGCTGAGTGTGTCCGGGGTGTCCGGCACGGAGGGCGTCAGCCGGCTGTACGACTTCCGGGTCGACTTCTTCACGAAGGACGGCGAGCCGCTGGCGGTGGCGGACCTCGTGTGGAAGGACGCGCTGGTGACGCTGTCGGTGCGCGACGGCGACGCGCGCTACGTGCACGGCCAGGTGCGCGAGGTAGAGGCGCTGGGCTTGAAGACGGGCCGGCGCCGCTACCGGGCCCATGTGGTGCCCAAGCTGTGGCGGCTGTCCCAGGTGCACAAGAGTCGCATCTTCCAGGGCAGGAGCGTGCCCGACATCCTCAAGGCGGTGCTGGGCGAGGGTGGGGTGGAGGTGCGGCTGGCGCTCTCCGGCAGCTACGCGCCGCGCGAGTACTGCGTGCAGTACCGCGAGAGTGACTTCGCCTTCGTCAGCCGGCTGATGGAGTGGGAGGGCATCTTCTACTTCTTCGAGCACACCGACTCGGGCCACACGCTGGTGCTGGGCGACAAGCCCAGCGCGCACGCGCCGCTGCCTCAGGGCGGGATGCTGCCGTTGCGCCCGCACTTGGGCAAGGAGGCGGTGGACGGCGAGTTCGTCTACGCACTGGAGGTGGTGCACCGGCTGAGGCCGGGCGCGGTGCACCTGAAGGACTTCGACTTCGAGAAGCCCGCGGTGGACATCTCCGGCAAGGGCAAGGCGCCCGAGGGCGTGGCGGCGCTGGAGATTTATGACTACCCGGCCGGCTACGTGGCGCCAGGGGTGGGTAGGTCGGCGGCGAGCGTGCGCGCGGAGGCGGTGGGCGTGGGCGGGCGGACGCTGTCGGGCGAGGCGATTGCGCCCCGGCTGACGCCCGGCTTCCTGCTGGAGTTGGACGCACCGGAGGACGGCACCTTCGCGGGCGAGTACCTCATCACCGAGGTGGTGCACTCGGGCGTGCAGCCGGACGTGAGTGGCGGCAGCGAGTCGTTGCAGGGGCTCTACCGCAACCAGTTCCGCCTCTTGCCCAAGGCGGTGCCCTTCCGGCCGCGCCGGCTGACGCCGCTGCCGCAGATTGCTGGCCCGCAGACGGCCACGGTGACGGGCCCGGCGGGCGAGGAAATCCACACCGACTCGCACGGCCGCATCAAGGTGCAGTTCCACTGGGACCGCGAGGGCAAGAACGACGAGAAGTCGTCGTGCTGGGTGCGCGTGGGCCAGCCGTGGGGCGGGCCGGCGTGGGGTGACGTGTGGCTCCCGCGCATCGGCCAGGAAGTCATCGTCCGCTTCCTGGAGGGAGACCCGGACCGGCCGCTGGTGGCGGGCGCCGTCTACAACGGCACCAACACCACCCCATACGGGCTGCCGGACGAGAAGACGAAGTCCACGCGCAAGAGCGCCTCCAGCCTGGGCAGCAATGGCTTCAACGAGGTGCGGATTGAAGACTCCGCGGGCGCCGAGGAGGTATTCACCCACGCGCAGAAGGACGAGGACCTGCTCACCGAGAACGACAAGGACCAGCAGGTGGGCGGCTACGAAGACCTGCTGGTGAAGAAGGACCGCAAGCGCACGGTGGAGGGGAACCAGCAATTGCACGTCGAGCTGGACGACGTGGGCGTGGTGGAGGGCAACCAGTCGCTGCTCGTCCAGAAGAACCGGGACAGCGTCACGGGGGGGAGCCACGACGAGTCCGTCGAAGGCAACCAGGCCATGACGGTAGGCAAGGGGCTCACGGCGCTGGTGGCCCAGGGCACGATGGAGAGCGTGGGGGCGGCAAAGGCCACCACCATTGGCGGTGCCTACAGCGTCAACGTGGCCCTGGCCTTCAACGAGGCCACGGGCGGAGTGCGAACGACGGAGATTGGCGCGGCGCATACGGAGTATGTCGTGGGCAGTCGCCAGGAAGTCGTCGCCAAGGACAAGCAGGCGAAGACCTCGGGCGAACAGCAACTGGAGGTGAAGGGGCAGGTCTCCCTGGTGGTGGGCAAGGACATGTCGGACACCGTCGGCGGCAAGTCCCAGTTGCTCGTGACGGAGCCGATTGGCTGGTTGGCCAAGACCTTCGGACTGAAGGCAGACA is from Pyxidicoccus xibeiensis and encodes:
- a CDS encoding ELWxxDGT repeat protein, with the translated sequence MTRRTSMQLGGALALLGGWVLGCGEGADGIEQGTMGSVSRKASLLAPGTPELVRDVRTTAPTLTASFYFSGELDGALYFLGNDGSSGEELWKTDGTAAGTVLVKDVCPGANSATINSFTPINGVLVFSANDCTHGQELWKTDGTAAGTVLLRDIRPGLDSSTPSALVPFNGALYFVADDGSTGRELWKTDGTVAGTVRVADVPYGPGTASPDNLTVAGSYLFFTGQDGSGRELWRTDGTAAGTLRVRDIQAGATGSTPQYLRAMNGILYFSADAGLSSSGRELWRSDGTSAGTYLVRNIESGQYSSSPENLVVMNGLLYFSAYDSTGNRELWRSDGSESGTVRVADIVSGQNGSSPSALTVAGSVLYFTATGDTGGRELWKSDGTAAGTVRVKDIFPGSSSSSISYPTGVGNTVYFTATDGVSGKELWKSDGTEAGTVLVKDIYVGSGAGNPINTVYALGSLYFAATHDGSSRRLWKSDGTEAGTVAVSTGASGSAPESLTGMNGAVYFTADDGVNGRELWKSDGTSTGTVLVKDVQAGAPGSHPESVIRLGNTLYFAANDHSNGRELWMSDGTSAGTVLVRDIWSSFSGSFPGGLTAVGSFVYFSAGESQYGRELWRTDGTSSGTVRVKDIAYLTASSHPQELKSIGGLLYCAAETPSFGSELWRSDGTSSGTFQVKDIGAGASASAPREVTSLGGVLYFSAQDSVAGRELWKSDGTLAGTVLVADLRAGVASSSPETLIAVGSALFFIADDGVSGRELWKTDGTAAGTVQVADLWPGAGSASPKGLTVLNGVLYFTAEDGVSGRELWKTDGTAAGTVRVVDLHAGAASGVGAVSMLALEAEGLLLFTGSDGVSGTELWVTDGTESGTWRVGDVAPGASSSFPRSLVREGDTVFFTAEDGMSGRELWRLPLVTIASP
- the tssI gene encoding type VI secretion system Vgr family protein → MSRSSEPAFSVQVGAFGPDELSVSGVSGTEGVSRLYDFRVDFFTKDGEPLAVADLVWKDALVTLSVRDGDARYVHGQVREVEALGLKTGRRRYRAHVVPKLWRLSQVHKSRIFQGRSVPDILKAVLGEGGVEVRLALSGSYAPREYCVQYRESDFAFVSRLMEWEGIFYFFEHTDSGHTLVLGDKPSAHAPLPQGGMLPLRPHLGKEAVDGEFVYALEVVHRLRPGAVHLKDFDFEKPAVDISGKGKAPEGVAALEIYDYPAGYVAPGVGRSAASVRAEAVGVGGRTLSGEAIAPRLTPGFLLELDAPEDGTFAGEYLITEVVHSGVQPDVSGGSESLQGLYRNQFRLLPKAVPFRPRRLTPLPQIAGPQTATVTGPAGEEIHTDSHGRIKVQFHWDREGKNDEKSSCWVRVGQPWGGPAWGDVWLPRIGQEVIVRFLEGDPDRPLVAGAVYNGTNTTPYGLPDEKTKSTRKSASSLGSNGFNEVRIEDSAGAEEVFTHAQKDEDLLTENDKDQQVGGYEDLLVKKDRKRTVEGNQQLHVELDDVGVVEGNQSLLVQKNRDSVTGGSHDESVEGNQAMTVGKGLTALVAQGTMESVGAAKATTIGGAYSVNVALAFNEATGGVRTTEIGAAHTEYVVGSRQEVVAKDKQAKTSGEQQLEVKGQVSLVVGKDMSDTVGGKSQLLVTEPIGWLAKTFGLKADKLLLAVNGKQILTIDKSGNVKFSANTFTLEGSDIKVKGAKVKKESGASAPSAQVETLRIAAVEGTPFVEKCEKNPPGQGA